A window of the Salvelinus alpinus chromosome 25, SLU_Salpinus.1, whole genome shotgun sequence genome harbors these coding sequences:
- the LOC139553254 gene encoding tuberoinfundibular peptide of 39 residues-like, with amino-acid sequence MAGLAPPPASRPALLLFTLMAMTLVTSSYPQPRLRPIHRGSSPSDPGDSNKREEWEVLYPSVSLRDWSMQMMSAPYFGEAKSNAELLGEQWLPVVGQWQMDEDMAKGWLGDWAPQGSNNEEKRNIVVADDAAFREKSKLLTAMERQKWLNSYMQKLLVVNSQ; translated from the exons ATGGCTGGTTTGGCTCCTCCCCCTGCCTCACGCCCCGCCCTCCTGCTGTTCACCCTTATGGCCATGACCCTGGTGACCTCCAGCTACCCTCAGCCACGCCTCCGACCCATACACAG AGGCTCCTCTCCAAGTGATCCAGGAGACTCCAACAAGAGGGAGGAGTGGGAGGTGCTCTACCCTTCCGTCTCGCTCCGTGATTGGAGCATGCAAATGATGTCAGCCCCATACTTTGGTGAGGCCAAGAGCAACGCAGAGCTCCTGGGGGAGCAGTGGCTCCCAGTGGTGGGCCAGTGGCAGATGGACGAGGATATGGCCAAGGGCTGGCTGGGCGACTGGGCTCCGCAGGGCTCCAACAATGAGGAGAAGAGGAACATCGTGGTGGCGGATGATGCAGCGTTCAGGGAGAAGAGTAAGCTGCTCACAGCTATGGAGAGACAGAAGTGGCTTAACTCCTACATGCAGAAACTGTTGGTCGTCAATTCCCAGTAA
- the LOC139553256 gene encoding transmembrane protein 121-like, whose product MVLPQPDKRHVCLTTMVIMTSMAFMDAYLVEQNQGPRKIGVCIIVLVGDICFLIVLRYVAVWVGAEVKTAKRGYAMILWFLYIFVLEIKLYFVFQNYKADRKSLETVARKALTLLLSVCVPGLYLVLVALDSMEYVRTFRKKEDMRGKLFWVALDLLDVLDIQANLWEPQRTGLPIWAEGLMFFYCYILLLTLPCVSLSEISVQGEHVSPQKMMLYPVLSLVTINIVTILIRGVNMVLFQDSRVSTIFIGKNVVAIATKACTFLEYKRQVKEFPPQDPSMAGIALELHQGNSVGHSHGHNQTLPNATTSLSDEPSPTEVIDT is encoded by the exons ATGGTGTTGCCGCAGCCAGACAAACGCCACGTGTGCCTGACCACCATGGTGATCATGACCAGCATGGCCTTCATGGACGCCTATCTGGTAGAGCAGAACCAGGGGCCCAGGAAG ATCGGAGTGTGCATCATCGTGCTGGTGGGAGACATCTGCTTCCTCATCGTGCTGCGCTACGTGGCAGTGTGGGTCGGGGCTGAGGTGAAGACCGCCAAACGCGGCTACGCCATGATACTCTGGTTCCTCTACATCTTCGTCCTGGAGATCAAGCTCTACTTCGTCTTCCAG AACTACAAGGCGGACAGAAAAAGCCTGGAGACGGTGGCCCGGAAGGCTCTAACCTTACTCCTCTCCGTATGTGTCCCGGGGCTATACTTGGTCCTGGTGGCTCTGGACAGCATGGAATACGTGAGGACCTTCAGGAAAAAGGAGGACATGCGGGGGAAGCTGTTCTGGGTGGCCCTGGACCTGCTGGATGTTCTGGACATCCAGGCCAACCTGTGGGAGCCCCAGCGGACCGGCCTGCCCATCTGGGCCGAGGGACTGATGTTCTTTTACTGCTACATCCTGCTCCTAACCCTGCCCTGCGTCTCCCTCTCTGAGATCAGTGTCCAGGGGGAGCATGTCTCTCCCCAGAAGATGATGCTGTACCCTGTTCTTAGTCTAGTTACTATAAACATAGTCACGATCTTGATCCGCGGGGTTAACATGGTGCTGTTCCAGGATAGTAGGGTGTCTACCATCTTTATAGGGAAGAATGTGGTGGCTATAGCCACAAAAGCCTGTACGTTCCTGGAGTATAAGAGGCAGGTGAAGGAGTTCCCCCCACAGGACCCTAGCATGGCAGGTATAGCCCTGGAGCTGCATCAAGGGAACTCTGTGGGTCACAGCCACGGGCACAACCAGACCCTGCCCAATGCCACCACTAGCCTCTCTGACGAACCATCACCGACCGAGGTCATAGACACATGA